The nucleotide window CAGGCCACAAGAAACCTGAACACTTAACCTGAACACTTGTGCTTACATCCTGACACTCTGGGAATGGAAAGACGGAGCAGGAAGCTCATCCCCCCTGGATCCAGGGGTAGAAGAGAGCTAAAGGTTCAGAAAAAGGAATCCACAGTGTCAACAGGCCAAGTTTGAATTTGGGCAGGAGATAAGCCTGGGTGTGCCCCATGAGTGTGCCAGTCTAATATGGTGAGATAAGCCTGGGACAGATGGGCTGCCGTATTTGTGACTAGAAAAGAGCCCCCAGGAATCTCTGGCTCCTGCCTTCAGATTGTGATCTTTCCAGGTTGGTAGATCAGCTTAGGTAGAACAGTTCTCAATGAGGGCCAGCTACACACCTGGCTAAGTGCTGCccactgtgggaggcagaaaaGCTGGTCACCCGGGACCTTATCTCCAGGAGTCAGAAGCACTTGGAGGAAGGTCTTTCACTCAGAAGCAGTTACCAGTGCTGGGCAGTGTCCTCCAAGTGCCAGAGGAATGCTGTGGAGAAAAGAAGTCCATGGAAGCCAGGAGATGGGCAACGTGGGGCCTGGGGTTGGAGAGAGCTCAGAGGTACAGGACTGGAGCTGgaccagggagagaggaaggaccTCCATGACTAGACCTCCTCTGAGGGGCTCAGGCCAGGAAATGAGTCAGGttaggaggcagagacagacaaGGAGCCGCAGGGGAAGGCTCATCACTAGCGTGTTCTCTGCCTCCCCAGATTTTGCCTCCTAAAGGTGAATGCAGCTTCAAGGGGCCATCTTTGTGCTCCTGCCCCACCTGGGGCCCATCCTGGTCTGGCTGTTCACTCGTGATCACATGGCTGGTTGGTGTGAGGGCCCGAGGATGCTGTCCTGGTGCCCACTCCACAAAGTCGTATTGCTTGTACAGACAGCCATCTACTCTGTCGTGGGGTGAGTACTTGTTTCTCACACATGGCCCTGGTACCCAGTGGGGTGGGAACAAGTCCCCTGTATCTGAATTACTCCCATATATTGGCCTCCAAAGGCAGGCACTTTGGCTTGCCTCTTATGGTGGGTCCTCCAGAAAGTAAGAAACCCTCTATGCCTGCCTGGGGTTCCAGTTAGCCCTTCTTCCACCCTCTCTAAgtctcccagcccctccccaacCTCGCTGTGCCCAGCTCCTCCCACCAACTCCCTCCCTAGCCCTTAAATGATGCCTAGACCCATTCGCCCCCATTTCAGCCCACAAGGGTATCCAAGAGTCCTTATGCCAGAGAGTCTCCTCCATTCACCGTGGAACCTCCCATTGAATGATTTTGCCACCATCTCTCCACAGCTATGCCTCCTACCTGGTGTGGAAGGACCTGGGAGGGGGCTTGGGGTGGCCCCTGGCCCTGCCTCTTGGCCTCTATGCTGTTCAGCTCACCATCAGCTGGGCTGTCCTGGTTCTCTTTTTCACAGTCCACAACCCTGGTCTGGTAAGGCACACGGGGATCAGTAGCAGAAGTAATGTGGGAGAGGGTGAAACCACCTGGCCCCAGAAGCACATAATTTGGCAGAGCAATTGAGTGCAGGCAGGTAATGGATGGGCAGACTTCTCTGCACTTCCATGGTGTGCACAGAGCCCCAGGGACTTAGCTTGTGGCTGGGCTGGGCACTGCAGAAAGGTGGAGGTGCTGGTTCTTGGGCGGCCAGCTGACCCCCGGCCCCTGTGCCCAGGCCCTGCTGCACCTGCTGCTGCTGTATGGGCTGGTGGTGAGCACAGCACTGATTTGGCATCCGATCAACAAACTGGCTGCCCTGCTACTGCTGCCCTACCTAGCCTGGCTCACCGTGACTTCAGCCCTCACCTACCACCTGTGGAGGGACAGCCTTTGTCCAGTGCACCAGCCTCAACCCACGGAGAAGAGCGACTGAGGCCTTAGGGCACGGGAGAGGAGGGACGGccagggtggggaggaagagtCTGCAAGCAGGGCTGTGGAGCTAGGGTTCACCCCAATGGGACCACCCTCCTGGGTTCCCTGGTGCCGTTTTTCCttagaaatcaaagaaatggGAGAGAGGGGGGAAAGCGATTTCacacttaaataataaaatcctaTTAGTAACTCTGAAGGTATGATGTGAAGTGTGTATTTGAATGCATAATATGATGCCTAGGGCGGCAGAGTGGGATGGAAGCTTCTGGacctgtgtgtgagtgtgtgtgcgtgaatgaatgtgtgaaggcccatgggggaggggtgggcacACCAGCTCACCTCCACTCACATGCCTCCCCACCTGGCATAAAGATTCAGCACTCAGATGTTTAATTGCCTGAAAAACAAAAGGCTTTTAAACTGacaaaaaagccaaaacagaaaaatacactttATAAAAAGGGTACTagagggccaggcactgtggctcatgcctgtaatcccagcactgtgggaggccaaggcaggtggatcacgaggtcaggagttcgagaccagcctggccaacatggtaaaaccctgtctctaaaaacacaaaaattagctgggcacagtggtgcgcaccagtagtcccagctcctcaagaggctgaggcaggagattcacttgaacccggggaagcggaggttgcagtgagcctagatcatgccaatgcactccagcctgggcgacagagtgagattccatctcaaaaaaaagtggggatACTAATTATACATGTTAAggttatatagtatatattatacattaatttatatatCAGATTTATGATGCAGTATCTCGTTATAACATATACTATcgttatatgatatatatgtgatgCATCTCTGATAAATAAGATTATAGAccttcttttttgctttcatatattcctatgctttctttattttacatCAATTAATCACTATTAGAATAAGGCaaagaacattgaaaaaaaaaagagattatgcCTCGGAGTGCTGACAGGTGAATTCATAAGAGCTTCTTATTCAGCCTTCTatcttgcttctctttttctaaacCTTCTTAGtggctttttcatttttgtctcctCCCTTCTCTGATTTTCTTCTGTCCTTGTTTCAAAGCCCTGATGGTGGCAAGGAGTGACTGCCCCTGAGTATGCCTCCTCAAATCTTTAACAAGGTCAGCTGGAAGACCCAGACACCTTGCAGTAGGGGGTCTCCACCTGCTGCATGATGGGATCACCAGCAGTGTTTAAAACTCCTCATCAGCCTCTCCAGGGAGGAGGCCTGagcatcaacatttttaaaacgtcctgagacctccccaggtGCAGCCAAGGCTAAGAACCACAGCTGTTTGGAGCTtcttaaaaaatgcatattcctCAGACCCCACTCAAGACCCATAAATGAGAACATTGTGGGTGGGCTCTTGGCATCTTTAGATTTAAAACCTCCTGAGCACTTCTGTCAGCTGCTAGCTAGTTTGAGTGCTTTGGGCACAGATCATGTATCAGGGCCCGTTTAGCCTTGACAATCTGAGGTTTCGTGAGCTGAGTTTTAGAGCTGAAACAAACTGTGTGCTCTCAGGTGAGAAGCCAGCAGGGCAGCATAATTTGAGAAGGGGAGTGGCTCTTTCCAGAGCTCACCCAAGAGAGGGAGTCTGcagcctcccctcctccaccaAGGGCATGCTCAGCCCAGTGGGTCAGGTCACGGGCATCCCAGGACACAGTGTCCCACCCACCTTTGTATCTCCAGccccagggcagggcagagcacagagtaggtgcttgtatgtttttatttgttgattaatTTAATGAATACATGAACACATTGTCATACTTCAAAAACAAATGCTGACCAGCACCCTGCcgccacccctacccccacccctacTCTGGAACaactgaaaaaagaatggaaaggctTAAATCATTTTGGAAACTCCTGGTTCTAATGTGCAACCAAACTGAGATCCGTTGCTGCAGGACACTGCTTCTCAAAATGTGCCCCAGAGACCTCCTGAGACACTTGTTGGGACTCCAGACCCATGAAATCAGATCATCTTGGGGAGTGAGAGCAATAGGGCATGGTGATTTGCAGTTCTGGTCGTGGAGTCAGACCAACCTGGGGTTGGATACTGACTCTGTTATCTATTAACTGGTAACCTGGTGCAACTTTTAGCTATAAATACTGATTGACAGAGGAGAGGCTAGGAACCCACAATACATGGGTTCTTACCCCAGCTCTACTACCATTGTGTGATCTTGGCAAGTGGGTACTCCAGACTTTATCTTCCATTACCATTACTATCATCTCATAATAATATATGCATTGTAATATTTGCTACCAATTTTATTCATTACCAGCTAATTCTAGAAGTTAGGCGGAACCTCCATAAAGATGTACGATGCCTATGGTATTACTTTGACCTCCCCAAGGCAAGCTGGAACCACTAACCCATGCCTCTAGCTTTGGACTTAGCCCTAGAAGAAAGCTTAATTTGGGCAGTGTCCCAAGCCCTGGGCTGGCATGACTGCCTGATACAGCATGAGCCAAGCTAAAGAGATTTTTGGCCATGTGCAGAAACTCAGCATGAAAGGGCAGAATCCCAGCTCCAAACTCTTATCCTCTGACTCCAAAGTTGTCCTTAAAATCCCCCTCTGCCCTAGTTCCTTGGTTCCTGGGTGAAGGGAGCCTCTAATCCCACAGTCTCCCAACCTTCCTGGGACTCTTGTCTTTCCCCTTACCCACTTCCCAGTTCAGAGCCCAGCCTAGTGGACACCTGCCTTTGGCCCTCCTGTTACTTAAGAGCTGTGCCTAAACAGACTTGGAGCTGCCTCTTCTCTTTGCAAGTGTGTCCCAGGATTCCACCATTCAGATTGTGTGCACATTTTTGTTCTGAGGCagtatttttccatttgcctCTGATTTGGTGAGTCGGAGAGAGACAAGATCATAAGGCTCTGCAGATCTCCCATCCAGTGGCTGCAGAGCTACTAGGTAAAACAGCAGATCCAGGAGGTGTCATATCTCATTCTTTTGTATCCTAGTCCATCCTTTCCTCCTCTAAACCTTCACTCTTCCTTCACTCTTCCTCACTTTGCCAATTTCTGCAGAATGGAGACATAGAGGGGCTAGGTGAGATGGCAGACTAGTAGGTGTATGCCCAGTGGACAAAGGTTGGTCAGCTGGGCTAGGAACGGGGCAGAGTGCAGGATGTATTTATTCTGCACATCTCTGGCCCCTCCTACCTACAGGCAGGTAGAGCTGCTTCATAGGAGAAGCCTGGAGGCCCCTGAATGTTGTCAGTCCTGGGCCAGGGCTCCaaagtctcttttcttttgtgaacGGCCACCATCTGCTCTATCTCTTGGGGTTCCCCTGTACCCCAAGCCCAGTTTCAGAGTCTTCCCAGAGGGCCCCTTTCTTGTAGTTCCAGAACACAAGCACACAATCCTTTGAAGGATTTTACCGCTGATTCTCATCAGCAGCTCACAAGGTACTCAGTCCAAAGCCCATCTTTGCTGAGAACTTCCTCAGATCTCCACCTGCCTCTTCTATCCTCAGGTAGAGCCCACCAAAACATTTACCCACCTCCCAGACTCCTTCTCCCCCCACCCCTACAAAGTCGAGGACACGCCATACATTTAGGCTCTTCTTCTGATATGGAAGCCAGGGGAAGCTATCCCTGGTCATACCAGGG belongs to Macaca thibetana thibetana isolate TM-01 chromosome 4, ASM2454274v1, whole genome shotgun sequence and includes:
- the TSPO2 gene encoding translocator protein 2 is translated as MQLQGAIFVLLPHLGPILVWLFTRDHMAGWCEGPRMLSWCPLHKVVLLVQTAIYSVVGYASYLVWKDLGGGLGWPLALPLGLYAVQLTISWAVLVLFFTVHNPGLALLHLLLLYGLVVSTALIWHPINKLAALLLLPYLAWLTVTSALTYHLWRDSLCPVHQPQPTEKSD